One window of the Allosaccharopolyspora coralli genome contains the following:
- the lhgO gene encoding L-2-hydroxyglutarate oxidase, producing MIYDYCVVGGGIVGLATARALIRLRPGASVVVLEKENRLARHQTGHNSGVIHAGIYYAPGSLKAELCREGAAATKEFCTEHGIPFREPGKLLVATDETEARRMDALFERSKENRIAVDRVSAAELRELEPRIRGVGALKVHTTGIVDFAAVCEALAGEVRDAGGRVRLGAEVTAIRESTSEVTVEAGGEPWRARELVVCGGVQADRLARMAGMDPEFRIVPFRGEYYRLPDSRSDVVDHLIYPIPDPALPFLGVHLTPMIDGSVTVGPNAVLGLAREKYRKFSLSPRDAKEILGYRGFWRVARDNVRTGAVELRNSLFARGYLQACRRYCPELELSDLLPHEAGIRAQAVLRDGTLVHDFLFQETERSVHVCNAPSPAATSALPIGERIARRTVGDEPG from the coding sequence ATGATCTACGACTATTGCGTGGTGGGCGGCGGCATCGTCGGACTCGCCACCGCTCGGGCGCTGATCCGGCTCCGGCCCGGCGCGAGTGTCGTCGTGCTGGAGAAGGAGAACCGGCTCGCCCGGCACCAGACCGGGCACAACAGCGGGGTCATCCACGCGGGCATCTATTACGCCCCCGGCTCGCTGAAGGCCGAGCTGTGCCGCGAGGGCGCCGCGGCGACCAAGGAGTTCTGTACCGAGCACGGCATCCCGTTCCGTGAGCCCGGCAAGCTCCTCGTGGCCACCGACGAGACCGAAGCTCGACGGATGGACGCGCTGTTCGAACGCTCCAAGGAGAACCGCATCGCGGTGGACCGCGTCTCGGCGGCCGAACTGCGCGAACTGGAACCGAGAATCCGGGGTGTGGGTGCGCTGAAGGTACACACCACCGGAATCGTCGACTTCGCCGCCGTGTGCGAGGCGCTGGCCGGGGAAGTGCGCGACGCGGGCGGCCGGGTGCGGCTCGGCGCCGAGGTGACCGCGATCCGAGAGTCCACATCGGAGGTCACCGTCGAGGCGGGCGGCGAGCCGTGGCGCGCCCGCGAACTCGTCGTGTGCGGCGGCGTCCAGGCCGATCGCCTCGCGAGGATGGCGGGCATGGACCCGGAGTTCCGCATCGTGCCGTTCCGTGGCGAGTACTACCGGCTGCCCGACTCCCGCAGCGACGTCGTCGACCACCTGATCTATCCGATCCCGGATCCGGCCTTGCCGTTCCTCGGTGTGCACCTGACGCCGATGATCGACGGCAGCGTCACCGTCGGCCCGAACGCGGTGCTCGGTCTGGCGCGGGAGAAGTACCGGAAGTTCTCGCTCAGCCCGCGCGACGCCAAGGAGATCCTCGGCTACCGGGGTTTCTGGCGCGTCGCACGCGACAACGTGCGCACCGGGGCCGTCGAGTTGCGGAACTCGCTGTTCGCGCGCGGCTATCTCCAAGCCTGTCGCCGCTACTGCCCGGAACTCGAACTCTCCGACCTGCTGCCGCACGAGGCGGGAATCCGTGCCCAGGCAGTGCTGCGCGACGGCACGCTCGTCCACGACTTCCTGTTCCAGGAGACGGAACGCAGCGTGCACGTGTGCAATGCGCCGTCCCCGGCGGCCACCTCGGCGCTGCCGATCGGAGAGCGGATCGCTCGGCGAACGGTGGGAGACGAGCCCGGCTGA